One region of Armigeres subalbatus isolate Guangzhou_Male chromosome 3, GZ_Asu_2, whole genome shotgun sequence genomic DNA includes:
- the LOC134222417 gene encoding uncharacterized protein LOC134222417, whose product MVATVHNCNLDEHLCNISLLQSLVDRLPPMIRLNWATYRQGLFRVTLTEFSSWLYTLAEAASSVTIPQIQNEPRRIRKDDGFLNAHTETAPKQSECKVYSPDSSGMCIICQGCCESVDVCKHFLTLDHPSRWNLLREHKLCRCCLGRHQGPCRLNRNCGKNGCAFKHHRLLHNDAKDHRTSSVNAIASRHETANHAITQSDTVHTCNTHRANSKSVLFQYIPVILHNRGIEIRTYAFLDLGSSVTLLEESLASKLQLKGRDYPLCLRWTGDACRYEDSATIVELDISGTRSEMNTHRLTDVFTVKELKLPCQSLPFKTISKNYVHLQGIPVDSYSNIRPRILIGMNNARVAHPIECKEGKEDEPLAAKTRLGWMVFGTCVSTDSLTSTNIPHSFHMCHHVTDDVELNSAVKNYFAMESLGISKPEMLLMSTEDERALKMMHAVTKFEDGRYYTGLLWKYNDIQLPNSKPMAIRRHRCLVKRMQRDPGLASTLKATMNDYLLKGYVRKLSVEEQQETKGRVWYLPMFPVYNPNKPGKVRIVWDAAATVGETSLNSVLMKGPDQLTPLPFVLYRFREKRVAISGDIAEMFLRICMNTDDQQCQRIFWCDQDSENSEYVVTVMTFGAKCSPSCAQFVVKKNAARFQSAFPEAVEVINKGHYVDDMLASVDTVEDAVKLAKDVRYIHQQGGFTMRNWISNSTVVTQALGETEATEKRLDGDKDAVLEKVLGMWWDTKTDEFRYKLSTERNQQLLSGSKHPTKRDVLRVLMSVYDPLGMLSNYMILLKLLFQEIWREGISWDDEIGTEQQEKWKIWLQLLPEVESVRIPRCYHLSPSRGTERIVELHTFVDASELGYAAVSYFRFIEKEQISCSLVGSKSRVAPIKFVSIPRLELQAAVIGARLAKNIEQGHSVKISRRYFWTDARNVMCWLESDHRKYSQFVAFRVGEILETTDVSEWRWLSGKSNVADEGTKWNGTPCFDSDSRWFSGPSFLYNQDEEWPKATFNHKTTEELRPRLLLHYVEEAGEILRPENYSSWIRLQRVFAYVLRFVANMKRKRNSEQNLRGPLTSKELRTAENYLYRRAQLECYGDEMRMLSKQNISSGKPILPKTSPLYKLGPFLDAIGLLRIHSRIDVCDYAGENTQFPIVLPRSNSLTRLVLKDIHEKYHHQCNETFVNEARKRFYIPKVRVECNKIRRYCQYCKNYQAKPEPPMMANLPKERLAAYVRPFSYVGVDYFGPYQVTVRRRPEKRWGVLVTCLTTRAIHIEIANSLSTDSCIMALNNCFARRGTPIRIISDRGTNFVGASKELKEAQALIDNHKLATEFTTPTTTWRFNPPASPHMGGAWERLIQTIKRILATIKLSHSPTDEVLRNLMIKIENVVNSRPLTHVPVDDESSPALTPNHFLVGSSNGSKPLVPYNDSARAMRQSWKTSDILANYFWKRWVEEYTPEITRRTKWFNPAKPIAVGDIVVIVDSSLPRNCWPKGKVIATQISKDGQVRSATVQTISGIYERPAVKLAVLDIAGNISMLDRGPPTGGECCERPYDVAQHPAHTAEVTAVNK is encoded by the coding sequence ATGGTAGCCACCGTCCACAACTGCAATTTGGACGAGCACCTCTGCAACATTTCGCTCCTCCAAAGTCTCGTAGATCGTTTACCACCTATGATCCGGTTGAATTGGGCAACCTATCGTCAAGGATTATTCCGAGTTACCCTGACGGAATTCAGCTCATGGTTATATACTCTTGCCGAGGCGGCTAGCTCGGTAACCATTCCACAAATACAAAATGAGCCGCGGCGTATTCGAAAAGATGATGGTTTTTTAAACGCACACACTGAAACTGCTCCAAAACAAAGCGAATGCAAAGTTTACTCCCCCGATAGCTCCGGCATGTGTATAATTTGTCAGGGGTGCTGCGAGAGCGTCGATGTATGCAAGCATTTTCTAACACTGGATCATCCTTCACGGTGGAATCTACTACGGGAGCACAAATTATGCCGTTGTTGCTTAGGCAGGCATCAAGGACCGTGTAGATTAAACAGAAATTGTGGTAAAAATGGATGCGCGTTCAAGCATCACAGATTATTGCACAATGATGCCAAGGATCACCGAACTTCTTCCGTTAACGCGATTGCGAGCCGACATGAAACTGCTAACCATGCAATCACTCAAAGCGACACTGTCCATACCTGCAATACGCACCGAGCAAATAGTAAATCCGTTCTGTTTCAGTACATTCCAGTTATACTCCATAACCGTGGAATAGAAATTCGTACTTACGCGTTTCTCGATCTTGGTTCTTCCGTTACGTTGCTGGAGGAAAGCCTTGCATCGAAGTTGCAATTGAAGGGGCGAGACTATCCATTATGCCTTCGATGGACCGGCGATGCTTGCCGCTACGAAGATTCAGCCACAATTGTTGAACTGGACATCTCTGGGACACGCAGCGAAATGAACACACATCGTCTTACCGATGTGTTCACAGTTAAAGAACTAAAGCTACCGTGTCAGTCTCTACCgttcaaaacaatttcaaaaaactATGTTCATCTTCAAGGAATACCAGTTGATTCGTACAGTAATATTCGACCACGAATTCTAATTGGGATGAATAATGCACGAGTAGCGCATCCCATAGAATGCAAGGAAGGTAAAGAAGATGAACCTTTAGCTGCGAAAACGCGATTGGGCTGGATGGTGTTTGGAACGTGTGTTTCCACTGACTCGTTAACTTCGACAAACATCCCACATAGCTTCCATATGTGTCATCACGTAACGGATGATGTCGAACTCAACTCTGCGGTAAAAAACTATTTTGCGATGGAAAGTCTAGGCATTTCGAAGCCGGAGATGTTACTTATGTCGACTGAAGATGAACGTGCCTTGAAAATGATGCATGCGGTAACAAAATTCGAGGACGGAAGATACTACACCGGATTGCTGTGGAAGTATAATGATATCCAACTTCCCAATAGCAAGCCCATGGCCATACGACGTCATCGTTGTTTGGTTAAAAGAATGCAGCGAGATCCTGGTTTAGCTTCGACGTTGAAAGCAACGATGAACGATTACTTGTTGAAGGGATACGTTCGTAAGTTATCTGTGGAAGAACAACAAGAAACTAAAGGTCGCGTTTGGTATTTGCCAATGTTCCCCGTTTACAATCCGAACAAACCTGGCAAAGTAAGAATTGTTTGGGATGCAGCAGCGACCGTTGGAGAAACTTCGCTCAACAGTGTTCTCATGAAGGGACCTGACCAATTAACACCGTTACCTTTCGTGTTGTATCGATTCCGTGAAAAACGTGTGGCCATATCTGGTGATATTGCGGAAATGTTTTTACGCATTTGTATGAATACAGATGACCAGCAATGCCAGCGCATTTTTTGGTGTGATCAAGATAGTGAGAACAGTGAATACGTCGTTACTGTAATGACATTCGGAGCCAAATGTTCACCCAGCTGCGCTCAATTTGTTGTTAAGAAAAATGCCGCAAGATTTCAATCGGCATTTCCCGAAGCCGTTGAAGTGATAAACAAAGGCCACTACGTCGACGATATGTTGGCTAGCGTCGACACCGTAGAAGATGCCGTAAAACTCGCAAAGGATGTCCGTTACATACATCAACAGGGAGGCTTCACTATGAGAAACTGGATCTCTAATTCAACGGTCGTTACACAAGCATTAGGTGAAACGGAAGCAACGGAAAAAAGGCTGGATGGAGACAAGGATGCAGTTTTGGAGAAGGTCCTAGGTATGTGGTGGGACACAAAAACGGACGAATTTCGCTACAAGTTGTCGACGGAACGGAATCAGCAGCTACTATCTGGCAGCAAACATCCCACGAAACGTGACGTCCTGCGCGTGCTGATGTCCGTCTACGATCCTCTTGGAATGTTGTCTAACTACATGATACTTCTGAAACTGCTTTTCCAAGAGATTTGGCGAGAAGGTATTTCGTGGGACGACGAGATCGGCACAGAGCagcaggaaaaatggaaaatctgGCTGCAGCTTCTTCCAGAGGTGGAGTCTGTTAGAATACCACGATGCTATCACCTTTCACCATCGAGGGGTACAGAACGTATCGTGGAGCTCCATACGTTCGTGGACGCAAGTGAACTCGGTTACGCAGCAGTTTCTTATTTTCGATTCATTGAAAAAGAACAAATTTCATGTTCGTTAGTGGGGTCAAAGAGTCGGGTTGCACCGATCAAATTCGTATCGATTCCTCGTCTCGAACTCCAGGCAGCAGTAATTGGTGCCCGGCTAGCAAAAAACATCGAGCAAGGACATTCTGTGAAGATTAGCCGGAGATATTTTTGGACGGATGCACGAAATGTAATGTGCTGGCTTGAATCAGACCATCGCAAGTATTCGCAGTTCGTTGCGTTCCGCGTTGGCGAAATTCTTGAAACAACAGATGTATCGGAGTGGCGATGGCTTTCAGGAAAATCTAACGTAGCTGACGAAGGTACAAAGTGGAACGGTACCCCTTGTTTCGATTCCGACTCTCGATGGTTCTCTGGGCCATCTTTCCTATACAACCAAGACGAAGAATGGCCAAAGGCAACGTTTAACCACAAAACGACGGAAGAACTTCGACCACGACTGCTACTACACTACGTCGAAGAAGCCGGAGAGATTTTACGACCCGAAAATTATTCCAGCTGGATTCGCCTGCAGCGTGTATTTGCATACGTTTTGCGATTCGTAGCCAATATGAAACGTAAAAGGAATTCCGAACAAAATTTGCGAGGGCCATTAACAAGCAAAGAACTACGAACAGCTGAAAATTACCTCTACAGACGCGCTCAATTGGAGTGTTATGGAGATGAAATGAGAATGCTATCAAAGCAGAATATATCATCAGGTAAGCCGATTCTACCCAAGACAAGTCCGTTATACAAACTTGGTCCCTTTCTTGACGCAATCGGCTTGTTGCGCATACATAGTCGTATCGATGTGTGCGACTATGCTGGGGAAAACACTCAATTTCCGATAGTCCTTCCCCGTAGTAATTCTCTCACAAGGCTAGTGCTAAAAGATATCCATGAAAAATACCATCACCAATGTAACGAGACATTCGTTAACGAAGCACGAAAAAGGTTTTACATACCGAAAGTGCGCGTAGAGTGTAACAAAATTCGCAGATATTGCCAGTATTGCAAAAATTACcaagctaaacctgaaccaccgATGATGGCCAACCTACCTAAGGAGCGATTGGCAGCTTATGTACGACCATTTTCATATGTGGGAGTCGACTACTTTGGACCTTACCAAGTCACGGTTAGACGACGCCCGGAAAAAAGATGGGGAGTATTGGTAACGTGCTTGACAACTAGGGCAATCCACATCGAAATAGCCAATTCTCTGTCAACCGATTCGTGCATAATGGCCCTAAACAACTGCTTTGCTAGACGCGGAACTCCGATACGAATAATTAGTGATCGaggtacaaattttgtaggggCTTCGAAGGAGCTCAAGGAAGCTCAAGCATTGATTGATAACCATAAACTAGCAACAGAGTTCACTACACCAACTACAACGTGGAGATTCAACCCTCCTGCCTCCCCACATATGGGAGGCGCTTGGGAACGTTTGATTCAGACAATCAAACGTATTTTGGCTACAATAAAATTGAGTCACTCGCCTACCGATGAAGTCTTGAGGAACCTAATgataaaaatagaaaatgtCGTAAATAGCAGACCTCTAACGCACGTTCCTGTTGACGACGAATCTTCGCCAGCCCTAACGCCAAATCATTTTTTGGTTGGCTCCTCAAATGGTTCAAAGCCTCTTGTTCCTTACAACGACAGTGCTAGAGCAATGCGACAATCTTGGAAAACATCAGATATCCTCGCAAACTACTTCTGGAAGCGTTGGGTTGAAGAATACACCCCCGAAATAACACGCCGCACAAAATGGTTCAACCCTGCGAAACCAATTGCCGTGGGGGATATCGTCGTAATCGTGGATTCTAGCCTTCCGAGGAACTGTTGGCCTAAGGGAAAAGTAATTGCTACCCAGATTTCCAAGGATGGCCAGGTCAGATCAGCGACGGTTCAGACCATTTCCGGAATCTACGAGCGACCTGCAGTGAAGCTGGCGGTGCTGGACATCGCAGGAAACATAAGTATGCTGGACCGAGGACCACCTACTGGGGGGGAGTGTTGCGAACGCCCTTACGATGTCGCTCAGCACCCTGCACATACCGCGGAAGTGACAGCCGTCAATAAGTGA